From the Bacteroidia bacterium genome, the window AGGTTACTCCTGTTCAGTTCCAGCTCAATATACTGCTTGAGTTTCTTTTCCTGACCAGTTATTACCCTTACCACATACCACTTAAATTCGCTCATTTTAGAAGCGCCTTATTTATTGAAAGATCTCATAAAACACCTCAAATGTATTTTCAAACACTGTGTCCATAATAAAAACCAACAGTGCGATTATCAAAGATGCAATCAATGTAATTATTGCGCTTTCCTGCAGCTCCTCCCAGGTAGGCCAGGTTACTTTGTACAGCAACTCGTCCACGGTGAGCTTTAAAGAATTTCTCCACTTTTCAAGCATAGAATTATTGCTTAGCACGGGTGGTAAGATTCGAACTCACGACCTTTGGTTTTGGAGACCACTGCTCTACCAACTGAGCTACACCCGTGTCCTGTTTAAAGGATTAATTATTTGTCAATCTCAGTAACCTGGCCGGCACCTACCGTACGTCCACCTTCGCGAATCGCAAAGCGAAGACCTTTGTCAAGTGCGACCGGAGCTATCAGCTTTACGCTTATGGTTACATTGTCTCCCGGCATAATCATTTCCACATTTTCAGGAAGCGTGATTTCTCCGGTAACATCTGTTGTACGCAGATAAAACTGAGGACGGTATTTGTTGAAAAAAGGAGTGTGGCGTCCGCCTTCTTCTTTTTTCAGGATATATACCTCGGCTTTAAATTCTGTGTGCGGAGTGATGGAGCCAGGTGCGGCAATTACCATCCCTCTTTTAATCTGTGTTTTTTCAATTCCTCTGAGCAGAATTCCAGCGTTATCGCCTGCTTCACCTCTGTCAAGCAACTTCCGGAACATTTCTACTCCGGTTACGGTGCTCTTCAGTGGTTGCTCTGAGAATCCAACTATTTCTACAGGATCCCCTGTGTTTATGATTCCTTTTTCAATTCTTCCGGTGGCGACAGTACCACGACCGGTGATTGAAAAAATATCTTCAATTGGCATGAGGAATTTAAGCTCTGTAGCGCGGGGTGGTACAGGGACAAATTCATCCACTGCCGTCATCAGTTCTTCAACTGTTTTCACCCACTGCTCTTCACCATTAAGGGCTCCTAATGCAGAGCCGCGAATGATGGGTGTGTTATCTCCGTCAAAATCGTAGAAAGAGAGCAGATCGCGAATTTCCATTTCAACAAGGTCCAGCAATTCTTCATCGTCTACCATATCCACCTTATTCATGAATACGACAAGCTTTGGTACACCTACCTGGCGGGCCAGCAAGATGTGTTCACGGGTTTGAGGCATAGGTCCATCCGTTGCTGCTACAACAAGGATAGCACCGTCCATTTGGGCAGCACCTGTAACCATGTTTTTAACATAGTCAGCGTGACCTGGACAGTCAACGTGAGCATAATGGCGACTATCCGTCTGATATTCTACATGCGAAGTATTAATGGTAATACCTCTTTCCTTTTCTTCAGGTGCGTTATCAATTGAATCGAATGAACGCGTTTCAGCAAAACCTTTTGATGATAATACAGTAGTGATGGCTGCAGTCAGGGTAGTTTTACCGTGGTCTACGTGGCCAATCGTACCAATGTTTACGTGAGGCTTACTCCTTTCAAATTTTTCCTTTGCCATAGCTAAACACTTAGATTGATTTCGGTGTGAAAATATTTTAGATTTAACGGAAATTCGAGCCAATGACGGGACTTGAACCCGTGACCTCGTCCTTACCAAGGACGCGCTCTACCACTGAGCTACATCGGCTACAAAAAAAGAGCGGGAAATGGGGCTCGAACCCACGACCCTCAGCTTGGAAGGCTGATGCTCTAGCCATCTGAGCTACTCCCGCTTTTTAACAAGATTTTGGATTAATAGATAGCAGATCGTTTGGAAGCGTTGATTTGCTAATTATAAACCTTTAATCGAACTACGTGGGGAGAGCAGGATTCGAACCTACGAAGGCATAAGCCAGCAGATTTACAGTCTGCCCCAGTTGGCCACTTTGGTATCTCCCCAAATTTGTATTTCTTTGAGCCGATGGAGGGATTCGAACCCCCGACCCGCTGATTACAAGTCAGCCGCTCTGGCCAGCTGAGCTACATCGGCAACAATTATTTTCAATAATTTAAAGAACATTATGGCGTGCCACCGCCAAAAAAAGGACTGCAAAGATATAGAAAAGGGCTGCGATTAAATGTAATCATTTTCCCTTTTATTTTTCCTTCAGTTTATCCTTGTACTTTTTGAGTTGCCGGCTCATTGTTTCTATGGCTTTTTCAAGCGCTTCTTCGAAGGTGGTGGCATCTTCTTTTACAAATAATGTCTGATCCTTCACTATTAGTTTTACCTCTAGCTCTTTACTCACACCGCCATTTTCTCGCAGATAAACTACGGTATGTACTATATTTTCATAGTAGCGCTCCAGCTTTTGAAGTTTGCGTTCAATCAGTTCAGTAAGTTGACTATTGACTCCTTCAGGTATTTTTTCGAATTCTACTTTCATGGAATGAGCTTTTACTTCTTGCCGGCTCTGGGATGAGCCTGCTTGTATGATTGTTTTAATTTTTCAATGGAGACGTGGGTATAAACCTGCGTTGCTGCCAGGCTATTATGGCCAAGTAATTCTTTTATCGCGTTGAGATCCGCACCCCGGTTCAGCAAATGAGTAGCAAAAGAATGACGGAGTATATGTGGGCTTCGCTTCTCAAGCGAAGTTACTTGCGACAAATAGTTTTTGATCGTCCTGTAAATAAGCATCTCGTATGCAGGCTTTCCTTTATCGGTTGTTATAACGTTGGCCGCTGAATTATGTCTTTCCTTCTGAACTTGGAGAAAAGTCTTGAATTCTTCAATCAGCTTTTTATGCAGCGGAATGAGGCGTTCTTTATTTCCTTTTCCGTGTACCTTAATAAAGCCATCTACCAGATTTACGTCTTCAATTTTAAGTTTTACCAATTCACCAAGCCGGATGCCGGTACCATAAAGCAACTCCAACATTAGTCTATCCCGGTGGCCTTCATACGTATCAGGGAATGCTATGCGGTCCAGAAGCTTCAGTAATTCCTTTTCAGAAGGATTGCGGATAACCGTTTCTGTCCTTTTTGGAGGGAGTACTCTCTTAGCCGGGTTTTCTGCTAATATGTTTGCTATCATCAGGTATCCAAAAAAAGTACTTAGTGAGGAACGTTTTCGGCCGATTGAGGATGCGGAAATACCATTTTGGCTAAGTGCGGCAATCCAGGATTTTACGTGCTGCTCCTCTATTTCCTGAATAGTTGAGATTTCGTAAAAGACACCGGCATACTCCAAAAATCCAGATACGTCATTAAGATAGGCAGTAATGGTGTGATGGGAATATTTCTTTTCATCTCTGAGCCAGGACGAGAAGTGCTCCAGGTGCCGGTCCATCAGGGCATGAATTAGCTTTCCTGTTGACGCATATGCTCGCGATAGCCCGCTTTAATAACTTCGGTACGCCTTTCAACTGAAGGCTTTACAAAGAACTGACGGCTACGATACTCACGGAAAACACCGCTCTTTTCAAGCTTTTTCTTGAAGCGTTTCAAGGCGCGGTCAATTGATTCATTCTCCTTAATAGACACTTTGATCATAATGTTATTTTATTTTGGCCCGCAAAGGTAGAAAAAAGGAATCGGGATTTGAACGACTGCTTCCTGCTCTTTAATTGCGAAGAAGTTCGCGGCTAATGACGAGCTTCTGTATCTCTGAAGTACCTTCTCCGATGGTGCAGAGTTTCGAATCGCGGTAAAATTTCTCTACCGGATAATCTTTGATGTAGCCATAACCACCAAAAATCTGCACGGCTTCATTGGAAATTTTGACACAGATCTCAGAAGCATAATATTTTGCCATTGAGGAAATAGTTGTGACTTTTTCTCCACGGTTCTTTATGTCGGCTGCTTTTAAAGTCAGGAGTTCTGCGTTTTCTATCTCTAGGGCCATGTCTGCCAGCTTGAACTGAATGGCCTGAAAATCCGCGATGGGCCGGTTAAATTGATGGCGCTCCTTGGAATAGTTCAGTGCGGCTTCATAAGCGCCTTTTGCAACACCCAGCGAAAGGGCAGCTATGGATATTCGTCCCCCGTCCAGCACTTTCATTGCCTGCACAAACCCTTCACCCTCTTTGTCAAGGATTTGATCTTTATGCACCCGGCAGTCCTCGAATATCAATTCAGTGGTTTCAGAGGCACGCATTCCCAGTTTATCTTCTTTTCGCCCGGCCTTAAATCCCGGAGTGCCCTTATCAATTATGAATGCTGTCATCCCGTGCGAATCTCCGGTTTCGCCTGTGCGAATTATTACGACTGCCACATCACCGCTTTTGCCATGAGTAATGAAATTTTTAGCACCGTTGATCACATAATGATCTCCATCCTTTACTGCAGTGGTTTTCATATTTCCGGCATCAGACCCCGTATTGGGTTCTGTAAGACCCCATGCACCAATCCATTCGGCTGTGGCAAGTTTAGGGAGGTATTTCTTCTTTTGCGCAGCGTTACCAAACTGCATTATATGGCCGGTACAAAGCGAATTATGCGCGGCCACCGATAGGCCGATTGAAGGATCAATTTTACCGATCTCGCTTATCACCGTCACATATTCCAGGTAGCCAAATCCGGATCCTTTATATTCCTGAGGAACCAGCACACCCATAAGTCCAAGTTCTCCAAGCTCTTTCATGACAGAGACAGGAAACTCCTGGGACTCGTCCCATTTCATAATATTCGGCCTGATCTTCTTTTCTCCAAAGTCACGGATCATTTCCGCAATCATGCGCTGGTTCTCATTCTGGCTAAAATCCATTTATTAAATTTTGGCAAAATTATGAAAAGAATTATTCGCTTGCTGATACTCCGGCAACCACATAGATTTCAAGTTTTTCAAACTGGTCCTTGTTTATAAGATGAATCTTCCTAAGCTCATTTATATCTGAATAGGCTCCATGCTGTTCCCTGTAGTTCACTATGGCATTCGCAATTTTATACCGGATATAAGGGTGGTTTTTAAGTTCATCAAACCCGGCTGTGTTAATATTTATCCTTTTAATGGAAGTGTCATTTAAAATGACCTGAGGGGCAATTTCCGGATAGCGGGTACTGTCTATTCCCCATACTTCCATTAATTGCTCCTTGGCTACAAAACCTCCCAACTGTTCGCGGTACGCAATGATCCTTGAAGAGAAAGCCGGGCCGATGCCTCTCACAAGTGTTAGTTCTGCAGAATCCGCCTGGTTAATATCTACTATGATTTTTTCGTCAGGCTTGCTCCAATCATCCCGGCTTTCATACTGATAGTTGTTTTCTGAATAAGAATCCGGCTTGCGTTCTGCTTCTTCAGGAAGATCAATGAATGGCCGGATTTTCCGGAATACTTCATCATCCAAGCCGTAAATGCGGGATAGATCATCTTTGGTTTTAAAGCTGCCGCCTTTGCTGCGGTATTTAATAATATTACCGGCCACATATCTTTTGAGTCCTAATTCTTCAAACTCAGCGGCAGAAGCTGTATTAGGATCAAATTTAAAATATCGTGGTTTTGTGGTTTCTGACGTTGTAAGTTCTTCATCCACGAAGTCATTATATTCTTCTACAGTAGTGTCATGGGTGGCCAATTGCTGGCCCTGGCGGTATTCTGCCACCATTTGCTTCAGTTCGCTGAAATCGCCTTCGGTTTTGGGGTGATAAAAATCCAACAGATAATAAATTGCCAGGAACAGGATCATTAACCAGCCCAGTACCAACAAGGCTCTTCGTTCTGCTTTCCTGAAGCTAAAGTAATCCTGGATTTTTCGCCACATTGCTTTTGGTTTCTATAAAAAAGGGAGGGCTAATATACAAAGAGTTACGAAATGCAAAATGGCTTTAAGTGCAGCCATTTTGCAATCCTTTAAATTTGCCGGCTATGATAACGATCATTGCCGGAACTAACCGGCCGTTCTCCAATAGCCGCGTAGTTGCTGATGTTTATGCCGCCACGCTCAGGCGAATGGATGCCAACTGCGAGGTGCTTGATCTGCAGGGATTGCCACCTGATTTTATGTTTTCTGCAATGTTTGATAATGCAGGGAAGGATCCTGAATTCAACAAGTTTCAGCAAGTGATTGATGCTTCTGAGAAATTTGTGATCATTATACCGGAATATAATGGATCCTTTCCGGGAGTGCTGAAGGCTTTTTTTGATGCGCTTGATTATCCCGGCAGCCTGGCAGGAAAAGTCTGTGCATTGGTAGCCATCTCTTCGGGCTCGCAGGGCGGCTCCTTAGCCCTGAGTCATTTTACTGATATTCTCAATTACCTGGATATGCCGGTGCTTCCTCAAAAACCACGGTTATCGTTTATCCACCAGCATCTGGAAGAGCAGGAACTGACGCACCGCCCGTTCATGTCTCTCATCGAAATCCAGGCAAAGGCGCTTCTGGATTATAATGGATAGAAAAACCGGGAATATTTTTTAAAAACAATGCGATCCATTTCCTAATAGGAGACGCTTGAAGCTCCTTCATTCCCTGTGTGCTGCATTGGATATGGCTTCCATCTTTGATTAGCTTTGCACCCCTATAAAAAATCAATCATAATAATGGCTTCAGGAATTCAGAAATTAAACCTGTCCGATCTTGATCTGAAAACCATAAAAGCGCCTACCGGTACGCTTCTTCATACCAAAGGCTGGGTGCAGGAAGCAGCTTTGCGGATGCTGATGAACAACCTGGATGCTGAAGTAGCTGAAAAACCTGAAGAACTCATTGTGTATGGGGGTTCAGGTAAAGCTGCCCGAAATAAGGAGTCGCTTATTTTGATCATGAAGGCGTTGCAGGATCTGGAAGAGGATGAAACATTATTAGTGCAGTCGGGAAAGCCGGTAGGAATATTACCGACCCACAAGGATGCTCCCCGTGTGATCATTTCCAATTCTATGCTGGTGCCGAAGTGGGCGGAGTTTGAATATTTCCTGGAACTTGAGAAAAAGGGACTGACGATGTACGGCCAGATGACGGCCGGTTCCTGGATCTACATCGGTTCGCAGGGAATTGTGCAGGGAACTTACGAAACCTATGCTGCGATGGCCAACCAGCATTTTAACGGATCGCTGCGGGGAACGCTCAATGTTACCGCTGGTCTTGGAGGAATGGGAGGCGCACAACCGCTTTCCATCACCATGAATGAAGGCGTTGCGCTCATCGCGGAAGTAGAAAAGTGGCGGATAGAAAAACGCATTCAGACGCGCTACCTTGATGAATATTATATAGATATAGATGAAGCTATTGACCACGCCCTGAATGCGAAGGAGGAGCAACGGCACATCAGCATTGCGTACCATGGAAATATTGTTGACCTGCTCGAGCGTTTGCTGAAAAGAGACATCGTTCCGGAAACTGTAACAGACCAAACTTCAGCACATGATCCGCTGAATGGCTACCTCCCACAGGGGATCAGTGTGGAAGAAGGGGAGGAGTTGCGAAAGTCCGATCCTTCCGCTTATATGAAGAAAGCGTATGAAAGCATGGGCCGGCACGTGAAGCTGATTCTGCAATTAAAAGATAAAGGGGCAATTGCCTTTGATTATGGAAACAACCTGCGTGGACGCGCTAAGGAGCAGGGCGTTGCCAATGCTTTTGATTATCCGGGTTTTGTTCCGGCCTACATCCGGCCGCTCTTCTGCGAGGGCAAAGGCCCATTCCGCTGGGCGGCACTTTCGGGCGATCCGCAGGATATTTATGAAACTGACAAAAAGATCCTTGAACTTTTTCCTAATGATGAACCGCTTGCCCGCTGGATAAAAATGGCGCAGGATAAAATTGCCTTTCAGGGGCTTCCATGCCGGATATGCTGGCTCGGCCAGGGTGCCAGGGAAAAAGCCGGAGTCGCTTTCAATCAAATGGTGGCGGAAGGCAAATTGAAGGCACCCATCGTCATTGGCCGCGATCACCTTGATACCGGCTCGGTGGCTTCACCCAACCGCGAAACCGAAGCGATGAAAGACGGCTCTGACGCGATTGCCGACTGGCCTATTCTCAACGCCCTCATCAATACAGCCGGTGGAGCCTCCTGGGTTTCGGTGCATCATGGCGGAGGCGTGGGCATTGGCTATTCCATTCATGCCGGAATGGTGATCGTGGCAGACGGAACGGCAGATGCGGTAAAACGGCTCCGCAGGGTGCTGCACAATGATCCCGCTACAGGCGTGATCCGTCATGCAGATGCAGGATATGACATTGCCATTGATACTGCACGGCAGCACCGGCTTGACCTGAAAGAACGGTTGAAATGATTAGTAACATAAGCGAGAATTTTCTTGAAACCCGCAGGACTGCACGCTATTTTACAGCGGGAAATGCAGAATCCGCCCGCCATGTGGTTTACCTGCTTCACGGCTACGGCCATTCGGCAGCCCAAATGCTGGAACGGCTGTCACCCGCATTGCCTGCTGCGTTCGTGGTGGCACCTGAGGGCCTGAGCAGATATTACAAGGAAGGCTACAATGGTCGTGTTGGAGCAAGCTGGATGACCAAGGAAAGTCGCGAGCAGGAAATTTCCGATTATATATTTTATCTGGATCATCTGCACCGGCACCTGTTTCCAGGCCAGAGCCCTCCTGTCACAATTCTTGGATTTTCGCAGGGAGCATCTACGGCAGCACGATGGGCTGCTCTGGGAAAGGTGCAGCCACAACTCCTCATTTTGTGGGGTGGCAAGCTTCCGCCCGATCTTCCTGACAATGCCATCTCAAAGTTGCTGAAAAATACAGCGCTGCATTATATTACTGGAACGGAGGATCAATTTGTAACGCCTGATGTTTTATCAAATGAAAAGGAACGCCTGGAAAAACTGGGAGTTTCTTTTAATTTATTTAATTACGAGACAGGCCACAAATTTGAATTAAAAGTACTTGCATCCTTTTTGGAAAAAAATCCTCTTTATGGTTAAAAGTAAAAATTCAAATGAAGATCAAAAAGCATATTCGTTTTAATATTCCGGCCTTGCTGTTATCGTTGCTAATATTTCAGGCATGTGAAGAACAGCCGGTAAACCTGATGGTTCCTTATAATCCGCCACCTGTGCTGGTAACGGTACCGCCTGTAGCGGCACCTGCCGAAATCATTTTTGGAATGGACTTCACGGTAAAAATGGACAGCGTACTCGCTGCCCAACATCTGGATTGGGATAACATTACACATATCAACACAAACCACCTGACGCTGAATGCTGTGGACGGAGAGCAAATCATCTCGGTACCCCTGGATTCCATTCGTATATATCTCGAAACCGATGACACCGGAAGAGTGCTGATTGGCCACCGTTACCAAAATTTGCTGGACAGCACCTCTCTCATCTCCATATCACCCGACCGGAACGACCTCACACAACATCTGAGATCCGATACCCTCCAATTGATCCTGGCCGCAATGATCCGCGAAGATTTTACGGATACGCTTGTTATGCGGCTAGACATGGAGTGGCATATCAGGGCAGAGGAGCAGGGCGAATAGCATCGTTTAGATAGAATCCTTACAACTGAGACAACCGCATTATTAATCTTTGCATCTCAGTATAGCCTGTTGGCAAATATTTTATCTTCGTAACGAAAAAAACACAATGAATAACATGAACTATTTTAGAATTTTCAGCCAGGTATTGCTCGCAGGAATAATGGGTTTTACTGCCTCCTGCTCCAAAGACAATTTGTCTGTAGCTTTTTCCTTTAATGCAGCAGATATTCATTTCACGGTTGATTCCACTGATCAATTTGGGAGTTTCGATGTAGTGAAAGAAGACATGCCGAACAACCTGAATGCAATGGCCGAGGAAAACGGAGTTGATCCCTCCAGCGTTTCCTCGCTCACTATAGAGCGGGTGGTAATAGCCATCGAAGATCCGGCAGACGCCAATTTTGATGTTGTATCTTCAGCCGAAGTATTTATCTCCACGCCCACCATTGAGGAGGTAAGGATTGCTTCCAAAACAGACATAGAAGCGGGCGCCACATCCATTCTCCTGGACGTAACGGACGAAAATCTTCTTAACTATTTCCACGAAGATGTAATAAACGTGAGGGTAAACCTGGTGACTACCGCCCCGGTCGAGAAATCGGTTGACATGAAGACCAGCATAGTATTTAACTCCAAAGGCGAGGTATTGTAATAAAAGATAAGTTTTCTTTAAATATAGAAAGGCCGTTCTTGATTTTAAGGGCGGCCTTTTCTTATTGGGAATAACTATAATAAACTTTTACCAAAAAGAAATAATTGGTGAATACTTTTGAGGAATCTGGCGTTGGGCTGGGGTAAGGAACTTTAGCTTGTTATTTGGAATTCAGGGGACCATCCTCATACTACCTCCTGTGGAAAAATTTCTTTTCTCCTATCCAAACCCCACCTTAACTTTCCCTCTTTTTTCAGGGATCTTTATCATTTAAACTGAAACAGCCATGAGTAATGTCTATCAACTCAAAATCATCCTTGAAGGAAGCGAGCCGGTAATCTGGCGCTCCGTGCAAGTGCAAGCCGATACTTCCCTTTATGAGCTGCACGAGATCATCCAAGTGCTGATGGATTGGGAAGATTACCACATGTTTTCGTTTGAGGTGAATGGCAATCATATTTCTGAGTTACCGGGGGAATTCGAGCCGGAAGAGGAAGAAGCAGATGATAAAATGAGCATCAAGCTTTCTGAGGAGATACGGAAGGTGGGTGACAATTTTATTTATACATACGGTCATGAGAATAACTGGCGGATGTTAGTGGAGGTGGAGCGGATGATGCCGGATAAATCGGACGCATATTATCCTGTATGTACGGCAGGTGAGAATGCTTCTCCGCCAGAAGATACCGGGGGTATCATAGAATATGTCACGATGTTGGCTGCTCTTTCGGATCCGAAACATAAGGAGCACAAAGATGCCGTGGACTGGCTAGGCGGGGATTGGGATGCGGAATTCTTTGATCTCGCACGGGTAAATAGGGAGCTGCTGAGGATAAATTCTGATTCTTATCCGGACGAATATGGCCTGCGCACATACGATGATGTGAAGAACCTGAATAAACCTACAGTTTTGCTGGATGATGAAATACCTGCTGAGGGCATACATGAATGGCTGGAAGCCGCGCTGAATGAAGAAGGATCGCTTGAGCATTCGGCAATGACGCGACTGAGGGATAAGGGTTTGGACGAGTTCGAGGCGATGGCGGCCATTGCAGGGGCTATGGCTGTGGAATGGTATTATTACATGAAACATGGCGTGGATCAACTGGATGAGCGGTACCGGATAAACCTGGAGCGCCTGCCGGAGCAGCCCCTCGAAGTCCCCGACCTGGAGCATGCCGTGCAGATCATTGAGCAGGCCACCTATGGCATTCCCATAGAGGCCATTGAATACCTGCGAAACCAACCAACGGAAAATGTACTTGACATCATCGTGGAGGGGTTGGAAAAAGCTTATGACAGAAGCCGGTTTTACAAAGAGGAAACTAATCAGTGGATGTCTGCACCGCTGTTCTATGCCATTGCAGCCGAAGCTCATACACATGAGCGCCTCATTGAACCGGTTTTTGGACTTTACCTTACCAGCCCTTATGCCACCGATTTTATACACGAACAGGGAAATTATTTATTGAGCCAGCTTTCTGAAAAATACAGGGATATTGTGGTGCCGAAGGTCATTGAGGCAGCACATCCGGATTCGCCTTACGCATCGGGCTCCATAATTTATCTTTATGATGGAATTCAATATGCCGATCCTGCAAAGTATGGGGCACAAATTTTAGCAGTACTGGAAAATCCTGACACACCTATCAGGGACCAATGGGCGCATGCGGTGGCAAACCTCCAGTTGAAGGAGGCGATCCCAATGATCAAGGCGATTATCAGGAAGCGGGAAGCGGTGAAGCAGCGGAGAGGAACTATCAGTGCCTGGTGGGAATTTCATGATATTATAGAGTATAAAGAGGCTTTGGAAAAACTGGAATCAGGTGAATCAAAGTTCCCGGCCCAGGACGGGCCTAATCATCTTAACCGAGGGGATTGGCGCGAATACTATAAGCAATGGGAGGACAGGTTCTATGATCAATATGAGGCGGAAGAGGACGATGAGGAGGACGAGGATGAGGAATGGGGTTCCTGGCCTATAGTCAAAGATAATCCTGTTTCAAAAATGTTTAAAGACATCCACCAAAAGCCCACGCCATATATAAAAGAAAAGAAACCGGGACGAAACGATCCCTGCTACTGTGGCAGCGATAAGAAATACAAAAAGTGCTGCATGAAGAAAGATGAGGCAGTGGAGGAGATGTAATCAATGGAAGTGGGTTGGGTAACTTTTGACCCTCAGAAGTACCAGGAATATTTCTGTTCTCTGCATCAATATATATTGCAGCTAAATTGTCCATTTCAGACGGTACATGGACGGGTGGGCAGTACATTATTTTCGTGCCATCTTCACGAATTGGGTGTTTTCAAAAGCTTTAAATTTTCCTTTTAATAGTTTTATTTTTGTCTTAATTCCAAATTGATCTCTTCCTTTGGCATATTCTTGATTTCGAGTTACAAGCGCGTGAAGTTCCTTAATAAAACTTATTGTCAATTCCCTGTTTTCTTTAACCACATCAAAGACGAAATCAACAGCCTCTAAGTGATCGGATAAATGAGCCAGTAATTTTGGAACAGGTACGTTAGCATTGTGGCTAATGTAAAACTCAATGAATCCTTTTTTTATAAACGTTTCAGTGATTCCCTTTTCCAGGTCATACATGCGTTCCACAATACCTGTTTCAATAGCATGTTCACGCTTGAGTTCGGCTATAAATAGTTAGTATTCTCTTGAGTTGTTTTTAAGAATTTCCCTCCGTTCAAACCAAGAGGAAGACAGACGTGTCACAGGCAACCCATTTTGGAGTAAGCTCAATGTTTTGCCACAATCGCTGTATTCTTGGTTCGGTCATGTATTATTTAGTTTAATGATAGCATAAATTCAGACACTGGCCCTGTCCCCTGCCCCACTCACCAAAAATAACATATTTCACCAAACCGATCATCAGGAAGTTTCTGCTACCGGCCAATGAGGAAGTTTTCCCTGTACATCCACACATAAAAAGCCCCCGGACTTATCCGCTTCTGACGGTGTCAGATGGGGAAAGTCTGGGGGCTTGAAGTAAGCTTCTCTGAATTG encodes:
- the secE gene encoding preprotein translocase subunit SecE; the protein is MLEKWRNSLKLTVDELLYKVTWPTWEELQESAIITLIASLIIALLVFIMDTVFENTFEVFYEIFQ
- the tuf gene encoding elongation factor Tu — encoded protein: MAKEKFERSKPHVNIGTIGHVDHGKTTLTAAITTVLSSKGFAETRSFDSIDNAPEEKERGITINTSHVEYQTDSRHYAHVDCPGHADYVKNMVTGAAQMDGAILVVAATDGPMPQTREHILLARQVGVPKLVVFMNKVDMVDDEELLDLVEMEIRDLLSFYDFDGDNTPIIRGSALGALNGEEQWVKTVEELMTAVDEFVPVPPRATELKFLMPIEDIFSITGRGTVATGRIEKGIINTGDPVEIVGFSEQPLKSTVTGVEMFRKLLDRGEAGDNAGILLRGIEKTQIKRGMVIAAPGSITPHTEFKAEVYILKKEEGGRHTPFFNKYRPQFYLRTTDVTGEITLPENVEMIMPGDNVTISVKLIAPVALDKGLRFAIREGGRTVGAGQVTEIDK
- the raiA gene encoding ribosome-associated translation inhibitor RaiA, whose protein sequence is MKVEFEKIPEGVNSQLTELIERKLQKLERYYENIVHTVVYLRENGGVSKELEVKLIVKDQTLFVKEDATTFEEALEKAIETMSRQLKKYKDKLKEK
- a CDS encoding tyrosine-type recombinase/integrase; translation: MDRHLEHFSSWLRDEKKYSHHTITAYLNDVSGFLEYAGVFYEISTIQEIEEQHVKSWIAALSQNGISASSIGRKRSSLSTFFGYLMIANILAENPAKRVLPPKRTETVIRNPSEKELLKLLDRIAFPDTYEGHRDRLMLELLYGTGIRLGELVKLKIEDVNLVDGFIKVHGKGNKERLIPLHKKLIEEFKTFLQVQKERHNSAANVITTDKGKPAYEMLIYRTIKNYLSQVTSLEKRSPHILRHSFATHLLNRGADLNAIKELLGHNSLAATQVYTHVSIEKLKQSYKQAHPRAGKK
- the rpsU gene encoding 30S ribosomal protein S21, translating into MIKVSIKENESIDRALKRFKKKLEKSGVFREYRSRQFFVKPSVERRTEVIKAGYREHMRQQES
- a CDS encoding acyl-CoA dehydrogenase family protein, encoding MDFSQNENQRMIAEMIRDFGEKKIRPNIMKWDESQEFPVSVMKELGELGLMGVLVPQEYKGSGFGYLEYVTVISEIGKIDPSIGLSVAAHNSLCTGHIMQFGNAAQKKKYLPKLATAEWIGAWGLTEPNTGSDAGNMKTTAVKDGDHYVINGAKNFITHGKSGDVAVVIIRTGETGDSHGMTAFIIDKGTPGFKAGRKEDKLGMRASETTELIFEDCRVHKDQILDKEGEGFVQAMKVLDGGRISIAALSLGVAKGAYEAALNYSKERHQFNRPIADFQAIQFKLADMALEIENAELLTLKAADIKNRGEKVTTISSMAKYYASEICVKISNEAVQIFGGYGYIKDYPVEKFYRDSKLCTIGEGTSEIQKLVISRELLRN
- a CDS encoding helix-hairpin-helix domain-containing protein, with the protein product MWRKIQDYFSFRKAERRALLVLGWLMILFLAIYYLLDFYHPKTEGDFSELKQMVAEYRQGQQLATHDTTVEEYNDFVDEELTTSETTKPRYFKFDPNTASAAEFEELGLKRYVAGNIIKYRSKGGSFKTKDDLSRIYGLDDEVFRKIRPFIDLPEEAERKPDSYSENNYQYESRDDWSKPDEKIIVDINQADSAELTLVRGIGPAFSSRIIAYREQLGGFVAKEQLMEVWGIDSTRYPEIAPQVILNDTSIKRININTAGFDELKNHPYIRYKIANAIVNYREQHGAYSDINELRKIHLINKDQFEKLEIYVVAGVSASE
- a CDS encoding NAD(P)H-dependent oxidoreductase, whose product is MITIIAGTNRPFSNSRVVADVYAATLRRMDANCEVLDLQGLPPDFMFSAMFDNAGKDPEFNKFQQVIDASEKFVIIIPEYNGSFPGVLKAFFDALDYPGSLAGKVCALVAISSGSQGGSLALSHFTDILNYLDMPVLPQKPRLSFIHQHLEEQELTHRPFMSLIEIQAKALLDYNG
- the hutU gene encoding urocanate hydratase encodes the protein MASGIQKLNLSDLDLKTIKAPTGTLLHTKGWVQEAALRMLMNNLDAEVAEKPEELIVYGGSGKAARNKESLILIMKALQDLEEDETLLVQSGKPVGILPTHKDAPRVIISNSMLVPKWAEFEYFLELEKKGLTMYGQMTAGSWIYIGSQGIVQGTYETYAAMANQHFNGSLRGTLNVTAGLGGMGGAQPLSITMNEGVALIAEVEKWRIEKRIQTRYLDEYYIDIDEAIDHALNAKEEQRHISIAYHGNIVDLLERLLKRDIVPETVTDQTSAHDPLNGYLPQGISVEEGEELRKSDPSAYMKKAYESMGRHVKLILQLKDKGAIAFDYGNNLRGRAKEQGVANAFDYPGFVPAYIRPLFCEGKGPFRWAALSGDPQDIYETDKKILELFPNDEPLARWIKMAQDKIAFQGLPCRICWLGQGAREKAGVAFNQMVAEGKLKAPIVIGRDHLDTGSVASPNRETEAMKDGSDAIADWPILNALINTAGGASWVSVHHGGGVGIGYSIHAGMVIVADGTADAVKRLRRVLHNDPATGVIRHADAGYDIAIDTARQHRLDLKERLK